The DNA window ACGAAGCCCGCGCCGACGCCGTGCTCGTACCAGAGCGAGCCCCGTACCCCGTTGTGGACGACGATCATCATCGTCACCGCCAGCACCGCCGCCGCGCCGGCCAGCAGGTGCAGCGCGTGGGCGTTCCGGGTCGGCGCGCTGGTCGACGCCGTGACCAGCGCCAGGGCCACGGCCAGCGCCTCCGGGACGAGGAAGTGGACGTCCGCGATGATCACGGACAGGTCGGTGGTGGCGACGGCCGGGGCGAGGATGAACTGCCACGCCAGGATCAGGATGGCGCCGGCCACCGCGGCGATGTCGATGAGCCGCCGGACCCGGGCCAGTCCCCGGGCCGGGGCGGCGATCAGGATCAGCCCCACCGGGAGCAGCATCGTGGCGAGCAGGGAGAGCAGCCCGCCGATGTCGGTGCCGGCGGTGCCGAGCAGCGAGGACCGGGTCAGCAGGAACAGGCCGTTGCCCAGGCTCCACAGACCAGCGGAACAGGCGCCGACGACCATCGCGGCGCGTGCCCGGCCGGCATGCCGCCGGGCGCCGCGCCAGTACCCCACGCTGGCGTAGGCGGCCGTCAGCATGATCAGGAAGTCGGAGAGGGTGTAGCCCCAGACGGGCGGCAGGTGAGGCACCGCAGCCTGGAACCCGAAGGCCACAGCCACCGCGAACAGCAGTGCGGACGGAAGGCTGGTTCGCATGCCGTCCCCAACGGCGGATGACCGTCCACGGGCGAGAAGAACCCGGGTTGCGTCCGGGTTGCGGATCGGTTGCCGGCGTGCGTAACGCACCTTGAAGTGCGTACTTCCCGATGGAGAGTTACCGAACGATAGTGGAGCAGCCCCACCCGAGGCCCTTCACGAAACAGAGGTTCGAGCATGTCTCTCTCCCTTCCCGGCGGCACCTGGACCCTGGGCGACCTGACCGTCACCCGGTTCGGCTACGGCGCCATGCAGCTCGCCGGCCCGTGGGTCATGGGACCGCCCGCCGACCACGACGGCGCGCTTGCGGTCCTGCGCGAGGCGGTCGCCCTCGGCATCACCCACATCGACACCGCCGACGCGTACGGCCCGCGGTTCACCAACGAGGTGATCCGGGAGGCGCTCCACCCGTACCCGGCGCCGCTGCACATCGCGACGAAGGTGGGCGCGCTCCGCGACGAGCGGGGCGGCTGGCCGCCGGCCCGCCGTCCCGACCAGCTGCGGCGTGCGGTGGACGACAACCTGGAGGCGCTTGGTCTCGACACCCTGGACCTGGTCAACCTGCGCCTGGGCGACGCGCAGGGCCCGCAGCCCGGATCGCTCGCCGAGGCCTTCGAGACGCTCGCCGACCTGCGGCGGCAGGGCCTGATCCGGCACCTCGGCGTCAGCAACGCCACCCCGGAGCAGGTCGCCGAAGCGCAGTCCATCGCGCCGATCGTCAGCGTGCAGAACATGTACAACCTCGCGCACCGCCACGACGACGAGCTGATCGACCGGCTGGCCGCCGAGAACATCGCGTACGTGCCGTTCTTCCCGCTCGGCGGGTTCACGCCGTTGCAGTCCGGCGCGCTGTCGGCCGTGGCGGCCCGGCTGCACAGCAGCCCGATGGCGGTGGCGCTGGCCTGGCTGCTCCAGCGCTCGCCGAACATCCTGCTGATCGCGGGCACGTCGAGCGTCGCTCACCTGCGGGAGAACGTCGCCGGCGCCGGGATCACCCTCTCCGCCGAGGACGTGGCCGAGCTGGACCGGATCGGCGGGAGATAGCCTTCGACGAAAACAGGTGACCGGGGAGGCGGGATGGCGACCACGACGGCGGCCACGGCGAAAGCACAGGCCAAGGCGGATTACAACGCCTTCCTCGCGGTGTGCCCGAGCCACAAGGTGCTGGAGCGGATCTCCGGGAAGTGGGTCACCCTCATCCTGTCCGCCCTCGGCAGCGGGCCGGACTGCGCCGGCGACCCGCGCCCCATGCGCTATTCGGAGCTGTCCCGGGTGCTGGCCGGCGTCAGCCAGAAGATGCTCACCCAGACCCTGCGGTCCCTGGAGCGCGACGGCCTGATCAGCCGCACGGTGACGCCGACCGTGCCCGTGACGGTCGCCTACGAGCTGACCGACCTGGGCCTGTCCCTGCACGCGACGATGCAGGGCTTGAAGGCCTGGGCCGAGTCGCACATCGACGAGGTGTCCGAGCACCGCGCCGCCTACGACGACGCCGTCAGTCCAGCTTCGGCTGCTCCATGAGGTCGCGTGCGGACAGGTCCGCCACGGCGCTGCCGTCGGTGAGGCGCAGCGTCAGCGAGGTGCTGTTGGTGCTCGACTCCTCGAGTCCTTCGGGGTACCACGCGGCGAAGAACCCGTCGTTCACCGTCGCCCGGATCGTCGGGCCGGCCGCGCCGTCCCGGTCCCGCACGGTGATCTCGACGGCGTCGACCCGCGAGCCGAGGCGTCCGGCCATCAGCCGCGCGTAACCCTCGTCGGTGTGGACCTGAGGCCAGGCGTACAACTCGATGCCCCGGGCACCGAGGGCGGCCGCGTCGACCGGGGCGGCGAGGATGCTCGTGTCGTGCACCCGGCCGTCCCGGTCCCGGAAACACGTGACGCTCCCGCCGTCGGTGAGGACATTGACGTACGCGTAATCCCCGCGCCGTTCCCCGATCGCGACCCGGGTGCCGGGCGTGCCGGGCGCGGGGAGGCACCGGCTCGCGATGTCCTGCGCCTCGGCGGCGGGCAGCGGGCTCGGGTCGGTGGTCCAGGAGGCGTACGCCCGGTCCGCGCCGACGGCGTTGACGGCGAACACGGTGGCGGCGGCCAGGGTGAGGGCGGCGCCGGCCATGACCAGCCGCGGCCGCCGGCGCCGCGCGGCAATCGTGATCGGCTCGGCCGGTGTGGCCGGGTCGGAGCGCAGGACGCCGTCGAGGAGGGCCTGCGCGGACGGCTGCCGGGTGCGGGTGGGTACGGGTTCGGCCGCGCTGCGCAGAGCCTGGTCGAGATCGCGGTGGTGGGTCATGCGGAGACTCCTGCTGCGGTGGTGGGGTGGGCGGGCGGCTGGGGTTCGGGCATCCGGGCGTCGAGGTGCGGGCGCAGCAACCGGTGCAGGCGCCGGCGGGCCCGGAGCAGGCGCAGGCTGAACGCGGGCCGGGAGATGTTCAGCAGGGCGGCCGCCTGGGCCCCGGTCAGGCCCTCGAAGACGGTGAGCGTGAGTGCCTCCTGGTCCTTCACGGGCAGGCGGTTCCAGGCTCGGGTCAGGTCGACGCGGGCGGCCACCTCATCGGCTTCGGCGTGCCCGGGATCGTCCGGTTCCCGCAGGATCCGCAGCGTGAGGTTCTGCCGGCGCTGCTCACTGCGCTGCCGGTTGCGCAGCGTGTGGTGCGCGGCGGTGAACAGCCACGCACGGGCGTCGCTCAGTGTGTCGGGCACGTCGTCGAAGCGGCGCCAGGCGGTGAGGAAGACCTCGGCCACCACGTCGTCGGCGACAGCGGGATGAGTGCGGCGTTCGACGAAGCAGAGCAGATCGTCGTACGACGCCTCGAACAGCTCGCGGAACGCCGCCTCGGCGTCCGAAGGTGGTTTCATACTTCCCTCATGTGCGGCCGGGCCGCCGCTGCTACATGTTGCTTCCGTCGTCCGCCCGACCCATCGTGGGGTACGGGCGGCGAACAGCCCATGCCGGGTACGGGGTATACGCGCGCCACCGTCGGCAGGCAGGATGTCCACAGGTGACAGTCCCGGTGGAGCCGCCGGGTATCGCATCGAGGGGGATGCCTCCATGAGAGCCTTGTCCGTGCGCCTCGCCGCAGCGGCGGTCGCCGCCGGAGTGGTCGTCGCCGGCGCCGCCGTGCCATCACCGGCCTCCGGATTCGAGCGTGATCGCGGCTACGCGGCGCTGATCCGCCGGGCGTCGTACGGTGTCCCGCACATCACCGCCGGTAACTTCGCCGGCCTCGGCTTCGGTGTCGGTTACGTGCAGGCCGAGGACAACATCTGCGTCATCGCGGAGGACGTGGTGACGGTCAGCGGCGAGCGGTCCCGCTGGTTCGGGGCGGCCGGGCCGGACGACGCCAACGTGCGCAGCGACCTGTTCCACCGCAAGGCGATCGACGAACGGGTCGTCGACCGGCTGCTGGAGGGACCTCGCGACGGTGTGCGGTCGCCGTCCGACGACGTCCGTGACCAGATGCGCGGATTCGTCGCCGGCTACAACCACTTCCTGCGCCGCACCGGCGTGCAGAACATCACCGACCCCGCCTGCCGGGGCAAGGCATGGGTACGGCCCCTGACCGTCACCGACGTCTGGCGTACCTCGTGGGCCAGCATGGTCCGGGCCGGCTCGCGGGCGCTGCTCGACGGCATCGTCAGCGCCACTCCGCCGGCCGCAGCCGGGTCCGCGACAGCAGCCGAGGCGCCTGATGCCGCCGCGGTGGTCGCCGCGCTTGACGGGGCGAGCGCCGGCATCGGCAGCAACGCCTACGGTCTCGGCGCGCGGGCCACCACGAGCGGCAACGGCATGGTGCTGGCCAACCCGCACTTCCCGTGGCAGGGCAGTGAACGCTTCTACCGGATGCACCTCAAGGTGCCCGGCCGCTACGACGTCGAGGGCGCCGCCCTGATCGGCGACCCGATCATCGAGATCGGGCACAACCGTACGGTGGCCTGGAGTCACACCGTCTCCACGGCGCGCCGGTTCGTCTGGCACCGGCTGAGCCTGGTGCCGGGGGACCCCACCTCCTACTACGTCGACGGCCGGCCGGAGAAGATGCGCGCCCGCACGGTCACGGTCCAGGCCGGGGCCGCCGGCGCGGTCAGCCGGACCCTGTACGACACCCGCTACGGGCCGGTCGTCGTGGTGCCGGGCACCTTCGACTGGACGGCGGGCACCGCGTACGCCATCACCGATGTCAACGCGGGCAACAACCGTTCCTTCGACGGATGGTTGCGGATGGGCCAGGCCAAGGACGTCCGCCAGCTCAAGGCGGTGCTCGACCGGCACCAGTTCCTGCCGTGGGTCAACGTGATCGCGGCCGACGCGCGCGGCGAAGCCCTCTACGGCGATCATTCGGTCATCCCGCGGGTCACCGACGCGCTCGCGGCGGCCTGCATCCCGGCGGCGTTCCAGCCGCTCTACGCCGGCAGCGGGCAGGCGGTCCTGGACGGCTCCCGCTCGGACTGCGCGCTGGGCCGGGACCCGGACGCCGCGGCTCCGGGCATCCTCGGCCCGGCGAATTTGCCGGTGCGGTTCCGCGACGACTACGTGACGAACTCCAACGACAGTCACTGGCTGGCCAACCCGGCCGCGCCGCTGGAGGGCTACCCGCGGATCATCGGCAACGAACGCACCGAGCGCAGCCTGCGCACCCGCCTCGGGATCGACCAGATCCAGCAGCGTCTGGCCGGGACGGACGGCCTGCCCGGCAAGCGGTTCACCACCGAACGGCTCTGGCAGACCACGTTCGGCAACCGGGTGCACGGCGCCGAACTGGTCCGCGACGACCTGGTCGCCCTCTGCCGCCGGGAGCCCCTCGCGACCGCGTCGAACGGCGCGACCGTCGATCTGACCGCGGCCTGCGAGGCGCTGGCCCGCTTCGACCTGCGCGTCAACCTGGACAGCCGGGGAGCGCACCTGTTCAGCGAGTTCGCCCTCGCCGGCGGGATCCGGTTCGCCGACACCTTCGACGTGAGCGATCCGGTGCGTACCCCGCGCCGTCTGAACACCCAGGACCCGAGGGTACGCACGGCGCTCGCCGACGCCGTGCAGCGGCTCGCCGGCATCCCGCTCGACGCGAAGCTGGGCGACATCCACACCGACACCCGCGGCCACCGCCGGATCCCGATCCACGGCGGCCGCGGCGAGGCCGGCGTCTTCAACGTGATCACGAACCCGCTCGTGCCGGGCGTCGGTTACCCGAAGGTCGTGCACGGCTCGTCGTTCGTGATGGCCGTCGAGCTAGGCCGGCACGGCCCGTCGGGCCGCCAGATCCTGACCTACTCCCAGTCGACGAACCCGAACTCACCCTGGTACGCCGACCAGACGAGCCTCTACTCCCGGAAGGGCTGGGACACCATCAAGTACACCGAGGCCCAGATCGCAGCCGACCCGAACCTGCGCACCTACGTGGTCGCCCAGCGCGGCCACTGACGCAGCAAGGCCACGGCGTCCACGCGATAGGTAGACTCGACCGAAGTAAGATCTCATCTAGCTTCGGATAGGGCACCGATGTTCGTAGGACGCCGTGACGAGCTCGACCTGCTGGCGAAGGCCCTGGGCCGCGTCCGGCGGACCGGTGAGGGCCGTTCGGTCGCCCTCCGCGGACGCCGGCAGGTCGGCAAATCCCGCCTCGTCCAGGAGCTCTGCGATCGATCGGGCCTGCCGTACTGCTTCTATACGGCGGTCAAAGGCGCGTCGAGCGTCGAGGCGGTCGGCTATTTCCTGGAGTCGGTGCGGGACTCGACGCTGCTCACCCCGGCAGGTCGGGATCTCCTGCCCTCCCGGCCCACTTCCGGTGGCTGGGGGGACATGCTGCGCGTCCTCGCCGGGGTTCTGCCGGACACGCCGAGCATCGTGGTGCTCGACGAGCTGCCCTGGCTCTCCGAGCAGGACGCGACCTTCGACGGGCACCTGCAGGTCGTGTGGGATCGTCTGCTGGCCGCGAAGCCCGTCCTGTTGCTGCTGCTCGGAAGCGACCTGCACATGATGCAGCGGTTCACCGAGTACGACCGGCCCTTCTACGGCAGGGCCACCAACATGCTCCTCGGCCCGTTCAACCTCGCCGAGACCGCCGCCGTGACCGGTCTGCGCGGTGCGGACGCCATCGACGCCCACCTGATCACCGGGGGCCTGCCCGGCATCGCGCTCGAATGGGAGCCGGGCGCCCCGCCCGCCGACTTCCTCCGCGAAGAGATCACCAACAAGACGTCCGCCCTGTTCACGGTCCCTGAGCAGTCCCTGGCGTCGGAGTTCCCCACTCCGGACACCTCACGGCGGGTTCTGGAAGCGGTCGGCGGCGTGGGCAGCCGCACCTTCGGCAACATCGCCTCCGCCGCCGGGGACCGGGGCGGACCGGTCAGCTCGGGCACCCTGTCTCCGCTGCTCACCCGGCTGGTCGAGGAGAAGCGGATCCTCGCCGTGGACAGGCCGCTGTCCACGAAGCCCAGCAAGCTGGCGCAGTACCGGATCGCCGACAGCAACCTTCGCCTCTACCTGGCCGTGCTGCGCGACGTCCAACAGCTGGTGCTGCGAGACCGGCTGGCAGCCGCCCGGAACGTCCTCGAGGCGCGCTGGTCCAGCTGGCGTGGCAGCGCGGTGGAGCCGCTCATCCGGGACGCGCTCGCTGTCGCCGCCGGAGCCGGGGACCTGCCCTGGAGCGATGGGTGGGAGGTCGGCGGCTGGTGGAATCGCCAGGCCAACCCGGAGATCGATCTCGTCGGCGCCGACCGGGCCCCGATCGCGTCCCGGATCGTCTTCGCCGGTTCGATCAAGTGGCAGGACGGGCCCTTCGACCAGCGTCATCTCGACGAGCTGCGCCAGGGCGCCCTGCAGATCCCGGGTTTCGAGCCCGGCGTGAGCGGCCTGGTGGTCGTCAGCCGTTCCGGCACGAGTCTCCCGGACGCCGCCGTGGATCTCGTCTGGGGACCCGACGACGTCGTACGCGCCTGGCCGGCCTGACCCGGCCGGTTCTCAGGGTTGTCAATCTATGCGATGGCGTCAAAACCTTTGACACTGTGGCACTGCGTGTACAGTTGCCGGATGGCTGGGAGGCGCCCGGCCGATTCCGCCCCCAGAATGCTCGGGCGCCTTTCGGTCGCCCGTGGACACCGGTGATCAGCGCAGCAGGCGGACGAGGACCTCGGCGAGCGCGTCGGCCGACTCGGCCGGCGAGGCGGGCGGCAGGAGGATGTGGCTGATCGTCAGCCGGACTGTCGCATCGGCGGCCAGCAGCACGGCGGCCGGCTCCACCTCGGACGCGTGGGTGCCGGCCCACTCCCGGATCACCTCGACCGCGGCCGAGAGGACGGCGTCGGACCGGGTCGTCAGGTACGGCAGCAGATCCTCGGGCCCGCCCCGCACGGTGGTCAGGATGCCGCGCACCAGCGGGTTGCGGGCGGCTTCCTGCAGGGTGTGCAGGATCGCGGCGTGCCCGGCTGCGCGGACGTCGCTCCCGTGTGCGAAGAGCTGGGAGCGAACCTGTGCGACGAACTGCTCGATCTCTCGGACGGCCAGCGCCTGGGCGAGCCCGGCCCGATCGCCGAACTCGTTGTAGACCGTCTGCCGGCTCACGCCCGCCGCGCGGGCGACCTGGGCCATCCGCACGTTCTCCCATCCGTGCTCGATGGCCAGGTCGCGGGCGGCGCCGACGAGCGTGAGGCGGAGCCTGGCCCGGCTGGCGTCACGGTAGGACGAGATCTCTTCCATAGGGCCTGAATTCTAGGCAGGGTGATGTTCCCGGGCCGGCCGGTAACCGGCCACGGCGTTGGCCCGG is part of the Actinoplanes missouriensis 431 genome and encodes:
- a CDS encoding aldo/keto reductase family oxidoreductase; amino-acid sequence: MSLSLPGGTWTLGDLTVTRFGYGAMQLAGPWVMGPPADHDGALAVLREAVALGITHIDTADAYGPRFTNEVIREALHPYPAPLHIATKVGALRDERGGWPPARRPDQLRRAVDDNLEALGLDTLDLVNLRLGDAQGPQPGSLAEAFETLADLRRQGLIRHLGVSNATPEQVAEAQSIAPIVSVQNMYNLAHRHDDELIDRLAAENIAYVPFFPLGGFTPLQSGALSAVAARLHSSPMAVALAWLLQRSPNILLIAGTSSVAHLRENVAGAGITLSAEDVAELDRIGGR
- a CDS encoding winged helix-turn-helix transcriptional regulator; translation: MATTTAATAKAQAKADYNAFLAVCPSHKVLERISGKWVTLILSALGSGPDCAGDPRPMRYSELSRVLAGVSQKMLTQTLRSLERDGLISRTVTPTVPVTVAYELTDLGLSLHATMQGLKAWAESHIDEVSEHRAAYDDAVSPASAAP
- a CDS encoding RNA polymerase sigma factor; protein product: MKPPSDAEAAFRELFEASYDDLLCFVERRTHPAVADDVVAEVFLTAWRRFDDVPDTLSDARAWLFTAAHHTLRNRQRSEQRRQNLTLRILREPDDPGHAEADEVAARVDLTRAWNRLPVKDQEALTLTVFEGLTGAQAAALLNISRPAFSLRLLRARRRLHRLLRPHLDARMPEPQPPAHPTTAAGVSA
- a CDS encoding acylase, whose product is MRALSVRLAAAAVAAGVVVAGAAVPSPASGFERDRGYAALIRRASYGVPHITAGNFAGLGFGVGYVQAEDNICVIAEDVVTVSGERSRWFGAAGPDDANVRSDLFHRKAIDERVVDRLLEGPRDGVRSPSDDVRDQMRGFVAGYNHFLRRTGVQNITDPACRGKAWVRPLTVTDVWRTSWASMVRAGSRALLDGIVSATPPAAAGSATAAEAPDAAAVVAALDGASAGIGSNAYGLGARATTSGNGMVLANPHFPWQGSERFYRMHLKVPGRYDVEGAALIGDPIIEIGHNRTVAWSHTVSTARRFVWHRLSLVPGDPTSYYVDGRPEKMRARTVTVQAGAAGAVSRTLYDTRYGPVVVVPGTFDWTAGTAYAITDVNAGNNRSFDGWLRMGQAKDVRQLKAVLDRHQFLPWVNVIAADARGEALYGDHSVIPRVTDALAAACIPAAFQPLYAGSGQAVLDGSRSDCALGRDPDAAAPGILGPANLPVRFRDDYVTNSNDSHWLANPAAPLEGYPRIIGNERTERSLRTRLGIDQIQQRLAGTDGLPGKRFTTERLWQTTFGNRVHGAELVRDDLVALCRREPLATASNGATVDLTAACEALARFDLRVNLDSRGAHLFSEFALAGGIRFADTFDVSDPVRTPRRLNTQDPRVRTALADAVQRLAGIPLDAKLGDIHTDTRGHRRIPIHGGRGEAGVFNVITNPLVPGVGYPKVVHGSSFVMAVELGRHGPSGRQILTYSQSTNPNSPWYADQTSLYSRKGWDTIKYTEAQIAADPNLRTYVVAQRGH
- a CDS encoding ATP-binding protein — translated: MFVGRRDELDLLAKALGRVRRTGEGRSVALRGRRQVGKSRLVQELCDRSGLPYCFYTAVKGASSVEAVGYFLESVRDSTLLTPAGRDLLPSRPTSGGWGDMLRVLAGVLPDTPSIVVLDELPWLSEQDATFDGHLQVVWDRLLAAKPVLLLLLGSDLHMMQRFTEYDRPFYGRATNMLLGPFNLAETAAVTGLRGADAIDAHLITGGLPGIALEWEPGAPPADFLREEITNKTSALFTVPEQSLASEFPTPDTSRRVLEAVGGVGSRTFGNIASAAGDRGGPVSSGTLSPLLTRLVEEKRILAVDRPLSTKPSKLAQYRIADSNLRLYLAVLRDVQQLVLRDRLAAARNVLEARWSSWRGSAVEPLIRDALAVAAGAGDLPWSDGWEVGGWWNRQANPEIDLVGADRAPIASRIVFAGSIKWQDGPFDQRHLDELRQGALQIPGFEPGVSGLVVVSRSGTSLPDAAVDLVWGPDDVVRAWPA
- a CDS encoding TetR/AcrR family transcriptional regulator; its protein translation is MEEISSYRDASRARLRLTLVGAARDLAIEHGWENVRMAQVARAAGVSRQTVYNEFGDRAGLAQALAVREIEQFVAQVRSQLFAHGSDVRAAGHAAILHTLQEAARNPLVRGILTTVRGGPEDLLPYLTTRSDAVLSAAVEVIREWAGTHASEVEPAAVLLAADATVRLTISHILLPPASPAESADALAEVLVRLLR